The Urbifossiella limnaea nucleotide sequence GAGCCGAATGGTAAGGCGGCGCTCTGTTAAAGCGCAATTTGCAGGTTCGATTCCTGCCACCGCTGCTGCACGGGGATCGGCTAACGGTCGGCCGCCGGCCTTTGACCCCGGAAATGACGGTTCAATTCTTTCGTAGCCCCCACGTCTGGATGGAGGGTAATCTCGCCCCCCTGAAGCTGGTGTCGGCGGCGTTTCCCCGATCCCTCGGTTCGGGTGTGGAGGGTGATTCCAGCGATATGCCGCAAGTACCTCCGCAGGAGAGGGGAACGTGCGGCCCCGGTCAAGACTGCCACCGGCCGTCCGCCATTCAGTTCCCTCATTTCTTCCAGCAACTCCGTCCAGTCCTCCGGTTGCTCTCTACCGTGCTCCTGGGCCACACACCGGAAAAGGTAGCTGACCCAGTACAGGGCCTGCAACGCCTGAAACGTTTGCTCATTCAGGTCTGATTCCCCGCCGCCAGTCTTGCGGAGAGCATTTTCTAGCCGATCTCTCTCTTGTTCCAGCTCCCTAATCGTAGCCTGAGCGTCGGGGATAAACTCGGGGTCGATAAGGACCAACTGCTTGCGTGCCTTCTCAATTTGAACTGAGAGCTCGCGAACCCGTCCCACGATCTGTTTGCGGTCGATCGCGGGTTGCTCTGGGGGTGAGAGGAGGGACTTTAACCTTGCGAACCCCTCGGGAAGATCTTCTGGCTTTAGCTCTTTGAGTTCTGCTCGGAAGGCGAGTTGTTCGCCTCCGAGAGCTAAGAACTCCCGGTCCACGAAGTCTGCAACCTGCAGCAGGACCCGATCTTCGCGAACCTGGGTACCAGAGCATTCCTTACCCCGACTATCGTGGTTCAGACTGCACTTATAGTGGCGATACTTTGACTGCCTGAGGCCGTGCATCGGGCAAGAGCATCGGCCGCATCTGAGTAGGCCGGATAGGAGGTAAGGATTCTCTTCAGGGCTATAAGGGCTGTGCCCCACCCTTCGGCCGGCAGCTTTCTGATTCGCAAAAATCCCCTGAGTGCGTTCCCAGATCTCTCTGCTCACGATGGGCTCGTGGTGGTCACGATGGATGATCCATTCCGATTCCGGCTTCTTGCCCGGCCTTTCAGCCTTCGCTACAGCACGCCCTTTGATCGTGTAATACTTGCCGTGCTCCCATCGCCCTGCTGTGAAGTCGCCTGCGTATGCTGGGTTCGTGAGGATGACCTTGATTTCGTCGTATCTCCACTTGCCTACTCTTCCACGTGCGGTCGGAACCGCATCGTGATTCAGGCGGGTTGCGATCGCGTTCATCGATCGCCCATCATCTGCAAACTCCTTATAGATCCGCTGTACAATAAGCCTGTGCCCCGGATCGCCGAGCACTAAACGCCGGTTCTTCCGCGTGCCTTCCAGCCGGTATGCGTAAGGAGGGCACCCAACCCATCCCCCGTTTTGCATAGCCCCAAGCTGTCCTCGAACAACGTTTCGGCTGTGATCGAGGAGTTGCTCGTGCTTGCCTTCCTGCTTGACGCTCCCAATGATCCGGTCCACTGACTTCGTCCAGTCGAGAGCCCCGTCTTTCACTGTGACCAGGTGAACGTTAGCTTGCCGGAGCTGATAGCCGAAGAACCCTTGCTCAAGTGAATCGAACCTGCCGAACCTTGCGTGATCCCAACAGACAATGGCCCGAAAGTCCCCCCGTGTCTGGGCGTCCTTGATCATCCGAAGGAACTCGACCCGTTTGTCTGTGTTATCCCCAGACACAGCGTCGTCCGAGTACCAGCGAACGAGCAGGTAGCCCTGCTCCCTTGCGAAGTCCTCGCATGCCCGCTTCTGCTCGGGGATGCTGGCCTCGTCCTGGGCTTTCGAGCTACGGCGCGCATACCCGACCGCAGGGATTAGTGCTGGCATAGCTCGCCCCTTGATGGTTTCTGGGATCGTCGGAAGCGAGACTTGCCGGTCGAGAATCGCCGGCATTGCACCTCGGCCCGCTATCCAGGCCCATTTTACCACCAGCCGCCGGAAGCAGGCACCTCGATCGGAATCTCCTCCGGCCAGATTCCGCCGGTATGACCCTGCAGCCAAACGCCCTCTTCTACGTTTGGATACCCTCCCGACCGAGCATCCTGACATGCAAAGCGGTGCCTTTTCTGGAAGGGATGGCAGCTTCTCGGAATCCGGGGAATCGCGGTGGTCCTCGGCACGACCGGGTGGGATCGTGCGAGCAGGTGGCGGGGATCGCCGGACCTGCGGGACATTCCCGCTGGCAGCCGACGCCCTACCACTAGGAGGATCAACCGATGAAGAGCCTGAAGACCTTCGAGTTTCCGGCGAGCCGGGTCGGGAAGGGGCAGTACGAGTGGGCCAAGCTCCTGAACGGCGGGATCTACCAGCTCGAGGAGGGGAAGGACTACCAGTGCAAGACTGTCAGCTTCGTGGCCCTGGCCCGCATGGCGGCGAAGAAGGCTGGGAAGGGGCTCAAGGCGTCGAAGGTCGAGGGCGGGGTCGTCATCCAGGCGATCGATCCCTCGTAGTTGCAAGCGCTCTCCCGGACTCGGTCAGCCTCTGTCGGTGTTTAAGCACTCAGGGGGCTGGCCGGGGCGGCATAGCGGGCTTCGTCTGGACGTGTGGTGTACTCAAAGAGAACCAAAATCAACCCCGCGGTTCTGCCGGCAAAGGCCGTTTTTACCCAGCAGTTCACGGCATATCCAGTCAGGTAAAGGCTTTGCGCCTCCTCCTCCGTTAGGCACTGCTGGGCACCGCCGGGCACGATTTGGCCCCGTTAGAGGGTGATTTGTTGGGCCATTGCTGGGCGGGCAGAGTCCTCGTCGAGCCCTCGTACACGTCGTCGAGCCGGAGCTTACCCCGGATCATCAGCATCCGGTCGGTTGCCCGCCGGTAAAAGTCGAGGAGCGGCCCGGCGACCACCTCCCCTTCCAGAACCCCGATCGCCTGGGCCACCACCTCGTAGCTCGACATGTGGTACCCCACAGAGTTGAGGCGCTGGGCGCGGCCGGCCAGGCGCCGCTCCGGCAGCTCGACCTCGACGGCCACGGCGAGGAGCGGCAGTCGTTTCACCATCCGGCTCGCCCGCTTCCAGTTGCCGTCAACTGCTGTTCTCTGGCGATCTGCCGGTACATCCGGCACTTTCGGTCGAAACGCGCTTCCCTCTCCCGAATTCATTTCTGGTTCGGGTCTTACGCTTGTCTTCAACGTGGGCGGGGCTAAAATCGTCCGAAAGCCCAGGGTACTCCAATCCGGGTAAGGTGGCGGACGGCGCGAGCCCATTTTAATCGCCCCGGACACTGCCAAAGGTGTCCTCATGGCCAAAAAACCAGCGGCTCCGGAAGCGAAGCAACCATACGAGCGGGTGGATACCAAGG carries:
- a CDS encoding recombinase family protein, translated to MPAILDRQVSLPTIPETIKGRAMPALIPAVGYARRSSKAQDEASIPEQKRACEDFAREQGYLLVRWYSDDAVSGDNTDKRVEFLRMIKDAQTRGDFRAIVCWDHARFGRFDSLEQGFFGYQLRQANVHLVTVKDGALDWTKSVDRIIGSVKQEGKHEQLLDHSRNVVRGQLGAMQNGGWVGCPPYAYRLEGTRKNRRLVLGDPGHRLIVQRIYKEFADDGRSMNAIATRLNHDAVPTARGRVGKWRYDEIKVILTNPAYAGDFTAGRWEHGKYYTIKGRAVAKAERPGKKPESEWIIHRDHHEPIVSREIWERTQGIFANQKAAGRRVGHSPYSPEENPYLLSGLLRCGRCSCPMHGLRQSKYRHYKCSLNHDSRGKECSGTQVREDRVLLQVADFVDREFLALGGEQLAFRAELKELKPEDLPEGFARLKSLLSPPEQPAIDRKQIVGRVRELSVQIEKARKQLVLIDPEFIPDAQATIRELEQERDRLENALRKTGGGESDLNEQTFQALQALYWVSYLFRCVAQEHGREQPEDWTELLEEMRELNGGRPVAVLTGAARSPLLRRYLRHIAGITLHTRTEGSGKRRRHQLQGGEITLHPDVGATKELNRHFRGQRPAADR